The genomic stretch CAAAAAGTCAATTTTGATAATATTCGACTGAGTTCCAGAAAAAACCAACAAGTTCACAGTTGCCATGACTTTCTCTGTCATTCTGCAGACGTTGATCTATGTAAATGAAATTGACAGAAGCAAGAAGTTTAACTCGAAAAGAATTCTCAATGGCATCTCTTCCTCTTGTGCATATTAATACCTTGAAACAATAAAAGACACTTCAAAATGTCAATTTAGATAATAGTCAGCtgagtttcagaaaaaaaaaaaaaaagctaataaGTTCTCAGCTGCCATGAATTTCTTATTCTGCAGACTTCGATCtatgtaaataaaattaaaatacacAGAAGCAAGAAATTCAACTTCAAAAGGATTCTCATTGACTTGTTTTGGCTTTCGGAGAGATGACATTTAATCCTCCCATGTAAGGCCTCAGCGGCTCCGGAATTACTACAGCACCATCCTCTTGCTGGAAGTTCTCTAAAAGACATATGATCATGCGAGGAACAGCACAAGCTGTCGCGTTAAGGGTATGAACAAACTGCGTGGGTGCCAGATTGCTGCCCTTGCCTTTCTTCGAGGTTGCTGGCGTATCAGATGATGGACGGTAACGGATGCCCAGCCTCCGGCTTTGGTAATCTGTGCAGTTTGATGCACTTGATATCTGTTAGACACAGGTCAAAGAGCAAGTTAGCATATCGACCTGAGTAGTGAAATAGTATTCAAAGCTACCAATGCCAAAGATGGTTTTTTCAATGTTGAAACCAATAGGAAAAAAGCTTGCTTGACTATTATGACTTGCAAATACTAATACCaaggaaaaaaaatttataagccaTCAACATACTTCACCGTACCGCCCTAATCCTGGCATCCATGCCTCCACGTCAAACTTACGATATGCAGGTGCACCCAAGTCACCTGTTGCCATATCTAAAGTcctgtgataaatgccaaaataagtGTCATCATACATAGTTATATCATACATCAAACCAAGAAATATAAACAACTActtgaaatgaagtccaagagagCTGAAAAGGTCTTCCTCAATGGCAATAAGTTCTTCATGGTACAAGTTACTTTCCTCAGGACGACAGAATATAAACATCTCAACTTTGCTGAACTGGTGAACTCTATAAAGGCCCCTGTTCAAGAATGGTTCTTTGAATTAGCAAGATATCAATAATTTAGAAACTAATTTTCAGCTTGCTTCAACAATAATAGGTACATAAATGATATCCCTCATCAACATGGAGTCTACAAACGACCGACCTTATTGAAGGAAACCATGTCAAGCAAGGTAGTTGGGAAGGCAAACCCTTCTTTTCAACCATGAAACAGATACTGGTAAGCTCAGTCTCATCTCATTTCATTTTAGTGGAGGAGGGATCGAAAGagggaaaaaataataataataaaaagatggGGAGCAAAGGAGAAGAGGCAGATGTGAGTGGCTGTTTTATTTCATTAAATTCATTGATTAAAGTTTAAAATAAGCAGTAAAGCATTTTATTTGAAGTCTAAAGGATTTGACAAAAATGTACAatcctcaaagataatctgagaacaTAGTCTAAAAGAATGCCACTAGGTATGGACCAACCTTGTCGCTGTTCCTGCAGCACCAGCTTCAGTGCGAAAACAGTGTGAGTAGGCTACATACTTTAAAGGCAAAGCAGATTCAGGAAGAATTGAATCCATATGGATGCCTCCAACAGGAATTTCTGCTGTTCCAATGAGACACTGGTCATTGTTCTCGATAGAATACACCtgttaagaaataaaataaacatCACCAAATGGGATATTTATACAGAGCAATGTGATGAATCCTATCAGTGTTCCCAAATTTGAGACAATAGAAATTTCTCACAACTCGGAACATCAACAAGCTAGATAAATTCATGTGATCTATAAATGACTAACCGACAATTGCCAATCAGACCTCATGTAAATTCAGTACAAAATTGAAGGGGCTATGGCCTTGTGAATGAAACAAACTTAATTACTTATTCCTGTTCAAGATATCTATGAAATTAGTTTTTTTAAACCATTATTTCAACCTGCATGGTGCCCTAATCGTTCCGTGGACTAGGTAGGTCCCAGCAAGACAGTTCTGTATTTTCATTTTATGTTCCAATCTTCAACTTATGTCGAAAGGGTCTTCACAGATAATGATTAAATTATATCTAGAAAGAAAATAAATACCAAACTAGGAATTAAGCACCAACCTGTGTATTTTGCCCCCTTGGCTGAAAGCCACACTTCTCAACAACAGATGATCTTACAATTTCTGGTGTGATAAGAGGTATATATCCCCGTTTTGAAACTTCTGCAATTGCCCAATTAATTAGGCCCATTTCTAATAAGACTGCTTCATTCTTTAGATAATAAAACTTTGAACCACTGACctgtaaaagaatatatatagatGATATGCACCCACAAACAAAAATGTCAAAGAAAGCTA from Musa acuminata AAA Group cultivar baxijiao chromosome BXJ1-3, Cavendish_Baxijiao_AAA, whole genome shotgun sequence encodes the following:
- the LOC103979218 gene encoding serine--tRNA ligase, chloroplastic/mitochondrial isoform X2; the encoded protein is MKGKLEPSVRQALVEEGKNLKEGLVSLEEDLVQLTDQLRQEAQCLPNITHPDVPIGGEESSIIRKMVRSPWEFNFNIKDHLELGKDLDLFDFDAAAEVSGSKFYYLKNEAVLLEMGLINWAIAEVSKRGYIPLITPEIVRSSVVEKCGFQPRGQNTQVYSIENNDQCLIGTAEIPVGGIHMDSILPESALPLKYVAYSHCFRTEAGAAGTATRGLYRVHQFSKVEMFIFCRPEESNLYHEELIAIEEDLFSSLGLHFKTLDMATGDLGAPAYRKFDVEAWMPGLGRYGEISSASNCTDYQSRRLGIRYRPSSDTPATSKKGKGSNLAPTQFVHTLNATACAVPRMIICLLENFQQEDGAVVIPEPLRPYMGGLNVISPKAKTSQ
- the LOC103979218 gene encoding serine--tRNA ligase, chloroplastic/mitochondrial isoform X1, with the translated sequence MISCGCFGGTTFHGLALAPSICRSPSMFSPLRTLTLTVAATNPHHRLLRRVLFPTIVRAFSSTALPTAPITKQEGKAAAKPQWKAAIDFKWIRDNKDVVAANIKNRNSNANLDLVLELYEKFLNLQKEVERLRAERNVVANKMKGKLEPSVRQALVEEGKNLKEGLVSLEEDLVQLTDQLRQEAQCLPNITHPDVPIGGEESSIIRKMVRSPWEFNFNIKDHLELGKDLDLFDFDAAAEVSGSKFYYLKNEAVLLEMGLINWAIAEVSKRGYIPLITPEIVRSSVVEKCGFQPRGQNTQVYSIENNDQCLIGTAEIPVGGIHMDSILPESALPLKYVAYSHCFRTEAGAAGTATRGLYRVHQFSKVEMFIFCRPEESNLYHEELIAIEEDLFSSLGLHFKTLDMATGDLGAPAYRKFDVEAWMPGLGRYGEISSASNCTDYQSRRLGIRYRPSSDTPATSKKGKGSNLAPTQFVHTLNATACAVPRMIICLLENFQQEDGAVVIPEPLRPYMGGLNVISPKAKTSQ